From Mucilaginibacter rubeus, a single genomic window includes:
- a CDS encoding APC family permease: MAKNSSQPKMKHELSLLDGTMLVSGSMIGSGIFIVSADITRNVGSAGWLIAIWLLTGFMTLTAALSYGELSGMYPKAGGQYVYLKEAYNKLIAFLYGWSFFAVIQTGTIAAVGVAFSKFTAYLIPAFSEDNILWKLQTGATSTGDPKFFTISAAQVVSIILIIILTYVNTRGVKGGKVIQTVFTLTKLISLFGLIVFGLFAFKADIWHANWTNAWDLHNLNKDGSITTLTTGTALGAIAAAMVGSIFSSDAWNSVTFVAGEMKNPKRDVALSMMWGTIIVTFIYVMANVVYTGVLSLHEITVADKDRVAVAASHVIFGNIGTYVIAVMIMISTFGCNNGLILSGARVYYTMAKDGLFFKQTGNLNKFGVPQFGLWIQCVVASLLCLSGRYGDLLDMISFVVVVFYVLTILGIFILRAKLPNAERPYKAIGYPILPALYIIMGVAFCILLFAYKRDFALYGLVIVLIGIPLYYISQRNVKNEDETVTVS, encoded by the coding sequence ATGGCGAAAAACTCATCGCAACCCAAAATGAAACATGAGCTTAGCCTGCTGGATGGTACCATGCTGGTATCAGGCTCCATGATAGGCTCAGGTATTTTTATTGTTAGTGCAGATATTACCCGTAACGTGGGCTCGGCCGGCTGGCTCATAGCAATATGGCTTCTTACAGGCTTCATGACCCTTACTGCCGCTCTGAGTTATGGTGAATTGAGTGGTATGTACCCAAAAGCAGGAGGCCAGTATGTTTATTTAAAAGAGGCCTACAATAAGCTTATCGCTTTTTTATATGGATGGAGTTTTTTCGCGGTAATCCAAACCGGGACTATCGCCGCGGTAGGGGTGGCTTTCAGTAAATTTACGGCTTATTTGATCCCGGCTTTTAGTGAAGACAATATATTATGGAAATTGCAAACCGGGGCAACATCAACCGGCGATCCGAAATTTTTTACCATAAGTGCCGCGCAGGTGGTATCTATTATACTGATCATTATTTTAACTTATGTAAATACCCGGGGTGTGAAGGGTGGTAAGGTGATTCAAACCGTGTTCACCTTAACAAAGTTGATTAGTCTTTTCGGTCTGATAGTTTTTGGATTATTCGCTTTCAAGGCAGATATATGGCATGCCAACTGGACAAATGCCTGGGATTTACATAACCTGAATAAAGACGGCAGTATTACTACACTCACAACAGGTACCGCCCTTGGCGCTATCGCAGCGGCCATGGTGGGTTCAATCTTTAGCAGCGATGCCTGGAACAGCGTAACCTTTGTTGCCGGCGAAATGAAAAATCCAAAACGCGATGTTGCTTTAAGCATGATGTGGGGTACTATCATTGTAACCTTTATTTATGTAATGGCTAACGTAGTTTATACAGGTGTACTATCATTACACGAAATTACTGTCGCCGATAAGGACAGGGTGGCTGTGGCGGCTTCGCACGTTATTTTTGGTAATATCGGTACTTATGTAATTGCGGTAATGATCATGATATCAACGTTTGGTTGCAACAACGGTTTGATCCTTTCAGGAGCAAGGGTATATTACACTATGGCTAAAGACGGATTGTTTTTTAAGCAAACCGGTAACCTCAATAAATTCGGCGTGCCGCAGTTTGGTTTGTGGATCCAGTGCGTGGTTGCTTCGTTATTGTGCCTTAGCGGTAGATATGGCGATTTGCTTGACATGATCTCATTTGTAGTAGTAGTATTTTACGTGTTAACCATATTGGGCATATTTATTTTACGTGCTAAGCTGCCCAATGCCGAGCGCCCTTATAAAGCTATTGGTTATCCAATTTTGCCCGCCCTTTATATTATTATGGGCGTAGCGTTTTGTATATTGTTGTTTGCCTACAAACGGGATTTCGCTTTGTATGGCCTTGTAATTGTATTGATAGGGATTCCGCTATATTATATTTCGCAGCGGAACGTTAAGAATGAGGATGAAACGGTTACTGTTAGTTAG
- a CDS encoding sodium-translocating pyrophosphatase, with protein sequence MDFLNNYLIYLIPVFGLIGILVMAIKAAWVTKQNAGDGDMATLAGYIADGAMAFLRAEWKILGGFVAVAGILLAWSGTTVATSSPVIAISFVIGAFLSAFAGYLGMRIATKANVRTTQAARTSLAQALKVSFTGGTVMGLGVAGLAIIGLGSLFIVFYQVYVVKVTGSTVNGEAMAKALDVLAGFSLGAESIALFARVGGGIYTKAADVGADLVGKVEAGIPEDDVRNPATIADNVGDNVGDVAGMGADLFGSYVATMLATMVLGREIVSHDNFGGIAPVLLPMVIAGLGLIFSIVGAAMVKIKSETDSVQNALNIGNWASIVLTAIATYFVVQWMLPSGDFHMVRDEVNGVVKATVIPFTKNGVFGAIVVGLVVGTLMSIITEYYTAMGKRPVLSIIRQSSTGHATNIIGGLSVGMESTVLPILVLASGIYGSYYFAGLYGVAIAAAGMMATTAMQLAIDAFGPIADNAGGIAEMSRLPEEVRHRTDNLDAVGNTTAATGKGFAIASAALTSLALFAAFVGVAGIEHIDIYKADVLAGLFVGGMIPFIFSALCISAVGRAAMAMVEEVRRQFREIPGIMEYKAKPEYEKCVAISTKASIREMVAPGLIALITPVIIGFAFGPEVLGGLLAGVTVSGVLMGIFQSNAGGAWDNAKKSFEKGCDINGEIFYKKSEPHKASVTGDTVGDPFKDTSGPSMNILIKLMSIVSLVIAPHLNSHQTATAARVQKEMNKQPMSIHMVVKAEKSV encoded by the coding sequence ATGGATTTTCTGAACAATTACTTAATTTATTTAATTCCTGTTTTTGGACTTATCGGGATCCTTGTTATGGCAATTAAAGCCGCCTGGGTTACCAAACAAAACGCCGGCGACGGCGACATGGCTACACTGGCCGGTTACATTGCAGATGGTGCTATGGCCTTTTTACGTGCCGAGTGGAAAATACTTGGAGGCTTTGTTGCCGTTGCCGGTATTTTACTGGCATGGTCGGGTACAACAGTTGCTACATCAAGCCCGGTTATAGCTATCTCTTTTGTGATTGGCGCGTTTTTATCGGCATTTGCCGGTTACCTGGGGATGCGTATTGCTACAAAAGCTAACGTACGAACTACACAGGCTGCCCGTACCAGCCTGGCGCAAGCGTTAAAAGTATCATTTACCGGCGGAACAGTAATGGGCCTTGGCGTTGCCGGTTTGGCTATCATTGGTTTAGGGTCGCTGTTTATTGTTTTTTACCAGGTTTATGTAGTTAAGGTAACAGGTAGCACCGTTAACGGCGAGGCCATGGCAAAAGCGCTTGATGTTTTAGCCGGCTTTTCGTTAGGTGCAGAATCTATAGCGCTGTTTGCACGTGTTGGCGGCGGCATATATACCAAAGCGGCCGACGTAGGTGCCGACCTTGTAGGTAAAGTTGAGGCAGGCATCCCTGAGGATGATGTTCGTAACCCCGCTACCATTGCCGATAACGTGGGTGATAACGTGGGCGACGTTGCCGGTATGGGTGCCGACCTTTTTGGCTCCTATGTGGCTACCATGCTTGCTACCATGGTATTGGGCCGCGAAATTGTATCTCACGATAATTTTGGAGGGATAGCACCGGTTTTATTACCGATGGTAATTGCAGGCCTTGGTCTGATATTCTCAATTGTTGGTGCCGCTATGGTGAAAATCAAATCAGAAACCGATAGTGTGCAAAACGCGTTGAATATAGGCAACTGGGCATCTATTGTGCTAACTGCTATCGCTACTTATTTTGTTGTGCAGTGGATGCTGCCATCTGGTGATTTTCACATGGTACGTGATGAAGTTAATGGCGTTGTAAAAGCAACAGTAATACCTTTCACTAAAAATGGTGTTTTTGGCGCAATTGTGGTTGGTCTTGTGGTAGGTACCTTAATGTCTATTATTACCGAGTATTATACGGCTATGGGGAAACGCCCGGTGCTAAGCATTATCAGGCAATCTTCAACCGGGCATGCTACAAATATTATTGGTGGATTATCAGTAGGCATGGAATCAACCGTACTTCCTATTCTTGTTTTGGCATCAGGTATTTATGGCTCGTATTATTTTGCCGGTTTATACGGTGTTGCTATTGCCGCTGCAGGCATGATGGCAACCACTGCTATGCAACTGGCTATTGACGCATTTGGACCAATTGCGGATAATGCCGGAGGTATAGCTGAAATGAGCCGTCTGCCCGAAGAAGTTCGTCACCGTACCGATAACCTTGATGCTGTGGGCAATACTACAGCCGCTACAGGCAAGGGCTTCGCTATTGCTTCAGCAGCATTAACTTCGCTGGCGTTATTCGCTGCCTTTGTGGGTGTTGCAGGCATTGAGCATATTGATATTTACAAAGCAGATGTACTGGCTGGTTTATTTGTTGGCGGAATGATCCCTTTCATATTTTCGGCCCTGTGTATTTCGGCGGTAGGCCGTGCGGCCATGGCTATGGTGGAAGAAGTTAGGCGTCAGTTCCGCGAGATACCAGGCATTATGGAATATAAAGCCAAACCCGAGTATGAGAAATGCGTAGCCATATCAACCAAAGCGTCTATCCGCGAAATGGTGGCGCCGGGTTTAATAGCCCTGATCACTCCTGTTATTATCGGCTTTGCATTTGGCCCCGAAGTATTGGGCGGCCTGCTTGCGGGCGTTACGGTATCGGGCGTACTGATGGGTATTTTCCAAAGCAACGCCGGTGGCGCGTGGGATAACGCTAAAAAATCATTTGAGAAAGGCTGCGATATTAACGGCGAGATCTTTTACAAAAAATCTGAACCGCATAAAGCATCAGTAACCGGTGATACCGTGGGTGATCCGTTTAAAGATACTTCTGGCCCATCGATGAACATTTTGATCAAGTTAATGTCGATTGTTTCATTGGTTATCGCACCTCACCTTAACAGCCATCAAACTGCAACCGCCGCCAGGGTTCAAAAGGAGATGAATAAACAACCTATGAGCATTCATATGGTTGTTAAAGCAGAGAAAAGTGTTTAA
- a CDS encoding ArsR/SmtB family transcription factor, translated as MRRDVFQAIADPTRRAIISLLALQAMTPNAIAEHFQSSRQAVSKHIQILSECQLVSQKQTGREIYYHFNAQKMKEVDVWMDQFRTLWETRFSQLDNVLQNLKNKQS; from the coding sequence ATGAGAAGAGATGTATTCCAGGCCATTGCCGATCCTACCCGCCGGGCCATCATTAGTTTGCTGGCCTTACAGGCCATGACGCCCAATGCCATTGCCGAACATTTTCAGAGCAGCAGACAAGCTGTATCCAAACATATCCAAATCCTGAGCGAATGCCAGCTGGTTAGTCAAAAACAAACCGGCCGCGAAATTTATTATCATTTTAATGCTCAAAAAATGAAAGAGGTGGATGTTTGGATGGATCAGTTCCGCACCCTGTGGGAAACCCGTTTTAGCCAATTAGATAATGTATTACAAAACCTAAAAAACAAACAGTCATGA
- a CDS encoding SRPBCC domain-containing protein, with protein MTKNEAVFTKDLQNKKLNVIRTFDAPINLVWQAWTESEILDQWWAPKPYRAETKTMDFREGGYWL; from the coding sequence ATGACAAAAAACGAAGCCGTATTTACCAAAGACCTGCAAAACAAAAAGCTAAATGTAATTAGGACTTTTGACGCACCGATTAACTTAGTATGGCAGGCATGGACAGAAAGCGAGATCCTTGACCAATGGTGGGCACCTAAACCCTATCGTGCCGAAACCAAAACTATGGATTTCAGGGAAGGTGGTTATTGGCTGTAG
- a CDS encoding VOC family protein: protein MIGPEHTEHPTWCKEEFKTIVVPEKIANAVSFCDENGVTNTNFPVMNWEKNFTGEGEHTTVNIDIYFDKVEDMQTIVGMGFQEGFTAGLSNLDHYLSTAFKIRKELKTSNAARVTTYLNFPGNTEEAFMFYKEVFKGEFTGKKLTRFSDIELPPEVQMNEADKKLIIHAELTIMGGHVLMATDAPESMGFKLHTGNNMHINVEPESREETERLFNELSAEGKVSMPLRDMFFGAYFAEFTDKYGINWMLNYQTKE from the coding sequence ATGATTGGCCCTGAACATACGGAACATCCAACATGGTGTAAGGAAGAATTCAAAACTATTGTAGTTCCTGAAAAAATAGCCAACGCGGTTTCATTTTGTGACGAAAACGGTGTAACAAACACCAACTTCCCCGTCATGAACTGGGAAAAAAATTTTACCGGCGAGGGTGAACATACCACCGTTAACATCGATATCTATTTTGATAAAGTAGAGGATATGCAAACTATTGTTGGTATGGGCTTCCAGGAAGGTTTCACCGCCGGTTTAAGCAACCTGGATCATTACCTGAGCACCGCTTTCAAGATCAGGAAAGAACTCAAAACAAGCAACGCCGCAAGGGTCACCACTTATCTAAACTTTCCGGGTAATACCGAAGAAGCTTTCATGTTTTACAAAGAGGTTTTTAAAGGCGAATTTACCGGCAAAAAGCTTACCCGTTTTAGTGATATAGAGCTGCCTCCCGAGGTTCAGATGAACGAAGCCGATAAAAAGCTGATCATACATGCGGAGCTTACCATTATGGGAGGGCATGTACTTATGGCGACAGACGCGCCGGAAAGCATGGGTTTTAAACTGCATACCGGTAATAATATGCATATCAACGTGGAACCCGAAAGCCGCGAGGAAACAGAACGCCTGTTCAATGAACTTTCGGCCGAAGGAAAGGTAAGCATGCCGTTGCGGGATATGTTCTTTGGAGCGTACTTCGCAGAGTTTACGGATAAGTATGGTATTAACTGGATGCTGAATTACCAGACAAAGGAATAA
- a CDS encoding GH92 family glycosyl hydrolase, with amino-acid sequence MKKLVGVLMLLISVVVANAQYGKYVNTFIGTSATGHTFPGATVPFGMVQLSPETGNFGWNYCSGYRYEDTVITGFAHTHLSGTGGVDLGDVLFFPFQGKDPQKFQSRFSHQQEKASPGYYEVILSDNNIKSQLTASAHTGLHRYTFNKAGKAHLLVDMQSGLVESAEQLAEHVSEGEITVDSKTAISGYAFSSQWVDKQVYFNAIFNRPFTGHHFIDGENKRRLVLDFDLKPGEAVEAKVGISGVSIAGARKNLLAETQYKTFEQVKTEASQAWERNFAKLKAEGSETEKTAFYTSLYHALIQPNNIADVDGQYRGADSLVHHSADKVFYSTFSLWDTYRAAHPLYTIICPDRDGQMVESMLQHNAIAGMLPIWTLWGKESYAMIGNHAIPVIVDAALKGIKGFDRQKAFEAIKNTLTHNKNPKYDWRLYMHYGYLPSDTVRREAVSRTLEAAYDDWCAAQLAKVLNKQSDYNYFIKRSRFYNNLFDKSTRLMRGRNSNGEWVRPFANLDSGQLAIGGDYTEGNAWQYTWQVQHDIPGLIKLMGGKKSFSSKLDSLFSMDSKVFGKGSTLDVTGLIGQYAHGNEPNHHVAYLYTLAGNPAKTQDLVRQIADQFYINKPDGLSGNDDCGQMSAWYIFTAMGFYPVNPADGRYVFGAPLLDKVSIALAGGKSFMIEARGLSKENEYVQSISLNGKPYIKAYITHKDIMKGGKLVFIMGSKAKEPVY; translated from the coding sequence ATGAAAAAGCTGGTAGGTGTTTTAATGCTGTTGATTTCGGTTGTAGTTGCCAATGCTCAATACGGCAAATACGTAAATACGTTTATTGGCACATCCGCAACCGGGCATACCTTTCCGGGCGCTACGGTGCCATTTGGCATGGTACAGCTCAGTCCCGAAACCGGTAATTTCGGCTGGAACTATTGTTCAGGTTACCGCTATGAAGATACCGTGATCACAGGTTTTGCGCACACCCATCTAAGCGGTACAGGAGGTGTTGATTTGGGCGATGTACTGTTTTTTCCATTTCAGGGCAAAGATCCGCAGAAGTTTCAAAGCAGGTTTTCTCATCAGCAGGAAAAAGCTTCTCCAGGTTACTATGAGGTAATTTTGAGCGATAACAATATCAAGTCTCAGCTAACGGCTTCCGCACATACTGGTTTGCATAGGTATACTTTTAATAAAGCCGGTAAAGCCCACCTGCTTGTTGATATGCAAAGCGGACTGGTGGAGAGCGCCGAGCAACTGGCCGAGCATGTATCAGAAGGAGAGATTACTGTCGACAGCAAAACTGCTATAAGCGGCTATGCCTTTTCGAGCCAGTGGGTTGATAAGCAGGTATATTTCAATGCCATTTTTAACCGCCCGTTTACCGGTCACCATTTTATCGACGGAGAAAACAAACGCCGTTTGGTGCTTGATTTCGACCTGAAACCCGGCGAAGCTGTAGAAGCTAAAGTTGGCATTTCGGGAGTAAGTATTGCCGGCGCACGTAAAAACCTGCTGGCCGAAACACAATACAAAACATTTGAACAGGTAAAAACCGAGGCGAGTCAGGCCTGGGAACGAAATTTTGCTAAGCTTAAAGCTGAAGGCAGTGAAACAGAGAAGACCGCTTTTTATACGAGCCTGTACCATGCACTTATCCAACCCAATAATATTGCCGATGTTGACGGACAGTATCGCGGAGCCGATAGCCTGGTGCACCATTCGGCCGATAAAGTGTTTTATTCCACCTTCTCGCTTTGGGATACTTACCGGGCGGCTCATCCATTGTATACCATTATTTGCCCGGACAGAGATGGGCAAATGGTTGAAAGCATGCTGCAGCACAATGCTATTGCCGGCATGCTGCCCATCTGGACACTTTGGGGCAAGGAAAGCTACGCTATGATTGGCAACCATGCCATACCTGTAATTGTAGATGCCGCCCTGAAAGGTATTAAAGGCTTTGATAGGCAAAAGGCCTTTGAGGCAATCAAAAACACGCTCACGCATAACAAAAATCCTAAGTACGATTGGCGCCTGTACATGCATTACGGTTACCTACCATCAGATACCGTACGGCGTGAAGCCGTTTCCCGTACTTTGGAAGCCGCTTATGATGATTGGTGTGCCGCTCAACTGGCCAAAGTGCTAAATAAACAAAGCGACTATAATTATTTCATTAAACGGTCGCGGTTTTATAATAACCTGTTTGATAAAAGTACCCGGTTGATGCGCGGCCGCAACTCAAACGGCGAATGGGTACGGCCCTTTGCCAACCTTGATAGTGGTCAACTGGCCATAGGGGGCGACTATACCGAAGGCAACGCCTGGCAATACACCTGGCAGGTGCAGCATGATATTCCGGGCCTAATCAAATTGATGGGAGGTAAAAAGTCGTTTTCGAGCAAGCTTGATTCATTATTTTCAATGGATTCGAAGGTGTTTGGCAAAGGATCAACGCTTGATGTTACCGGGTTGATAGGGCAGTACGCTCATGGAAACGAACCTAATCATCATGTAGCTTATTTATATACGCTTGCAGGTAATCCAGCCAAAACGCAGGACCTGGTAAGGCAAATTGCTGATCAATTTTATATAAATAAACCCGATGGCCTTTCGGGCAACGATGATTGCGGACAGATGTCGGCCTGGTATATTTTTACGGCGATGGGTTTTTACCCGGTAAACCCGGCAGATGGTCGTTACGTTTTTGGCGCGCCATTGCTTGATAAAGTGAGTATCGCTTTGGCGGGTGGTAAAAGCTTTATGATAGAAGCCAGAGGATTATCGAAGGAGAATGAGTATGTGCAAAGTATCAGCTTAAACGGCAAGCCTTATATTAAAGCATACATTACCCACAAGGATATTATGAAGGGCGGGAAACTGGTATTTATAATGGGAAGCAAGGCGAAAGAGCCAGTGTATTAA
- a CDS encoding glycoside hydrolase family 3 N-terminal domain-containing protein produces MQKKLYLLTAFAFVINVAGAQVYKDPKAPVIERVKDLLGRMTLEEKVGQMSMNSLKGSMQNPIAYGVCESPFTNINDIASLSIAAKKYAKEKTRLGIPPIQIGECLHGQLAAGATIFPQSIAQGSTWNPALIEKMASVIAYEASSSGVDQALSPLFDLIRDPRYGRNEECYAEDPYLVSKMGTSFVIGMQGDPSQTINGIGKDKVMCTAKHFAAYSIPVAGINLAPASVGERELRSMFLPPFKDAVQKANIYAIMPAYNEIDGVPAHASHFLLQTILKQEWGFEGYVFSDYEGLKHLYTFHHIAKDAEGAAPIGLSAGVDLEAPSSDVYGKLIGLVKEGKVREAQIDSAVARILTIKFKAGLFEKALPDTSALKKRVHTPDHVALSQQIAEESIILLKNDKQLLPLHMNSLKSLAVIGPNANQVQYGDYSSTRDSRSGTTVLNGIKQLVGSKVKINYAKGCALSGSDKSGFADAVAAAKNSDAVVVVLGTTSVVFSGVGWNGHAPESEPKDPFTCGEGYDVTDVNPDGVQRELLQAVYKTGKPVILVLVHGRPQSIKWEKENIPAIVETWYPGERGGNAIANVLFGKVNPSGRLTVSIPQSTGHIPVFYNHVASNKGFYHNPGSPKKPGQDYVFSSPDVLFPFGYGLSYTSFKYSNMQVSASSFTKNEVVTVSVDVTNSGGIVGKEVVQMYLGNKVNSVTTPVMVLKGFDKISLKPGETRTVEFKVKPEDISIWNNNMKQVTESGTFDVMIARSAEDVVLKKTIEYKE; encoded by the coding sequence ATGCAAAAGAAATTATACTTGCTTACCGCGTTCGCTTTTGTAATTAACGTTGCCGGGGCACAGGTTTACAAAGATCCCAAAGCGCCTGTAATCGAGCGCGTGAAGGATTTGCTGGGACGCATGACTTTGGAGGAAAAAGTGGGTCAGATGAGTATGAATTCGTTAAAAGGCTCTATGCAAAACCCAATTGCGTACGGCGTTTGTGAAAGCCCGTTTACCAATATCAATGATATAGCATCACTCTCAATTGCTGCCAAAAAATACGCTAAGGAAAAAACAAGACTCGGTATCCCACCCATCCAGATAGGCGAGTGCCTGCATGGCCAACTGGCGGCCGGCGCTACTATTTTTCCGCAGTCCATAGCACAAGGCAGCACCTGGAACCCTGCATTGATCGAGAAAATGGCTTCGGTAATCGCTTATGAAGCCTCCTCATCGGGCGTTGACCAGGCACTTTCACCCTTGTTTGATTTAATTCGCGACCCACGTTACGGCCGAAACGAAGAATGTTACGCCGAAGACCCTTACCTCGTAAGCAAAATGGGTACTTCCTTTGTAATAGGTATGCAGGGTGATCCCTCCCAAACCATAAATGGTATAGGCAAAGATAAGGTGATGTGTACAGCTAAGCATTTCGCGGCTTACAGCATCCCGGTGGCCGGCATTAACCTGGCCCCGGCATCGGTAGGGGAACGAGAATTAAGGTCGATGTTTTTACCGCCTTTTAAAGACGCTGTGCAAAAGGCAAATATCTATGCCATAATGCCCGCCTACAATGAGATTGACGGCGTGCCTGCACATGCCAGTCATTTCCTGCTGCAAACTATCTTAAAGCAGGAGTGGGGTTTTGAGGGTTATGTGTTTTCGGATTATGAAGGGCTCAAACATCTGTATACCTTTCACCATATCGCTAAAGATGCTGAAGGTGCCGCGCCCATAGGCCTGAGTGCAGGTGTTGATCTGGAAGCACCAAGCTCAGATGTTTATGGCAAATTGATCGGTTTGGTAAAAGAAGGTAAAGTGAGAGAAGCACAGATCGACAGCGCTGTTGCCCGTATCCTCACTATAAAATTTAAAGCAGGCTTGTTTGAAAAGGCATTGCCTGATACTTCGGCATTAAAAAAACGGGTGCATACGCCGGATCACGTTGCATTATCACAACAAATAGCCGAAGAATCGATCATTCTCCTTAAGAACGATAAACAGCTCTTGCCACTGCATATGAATAGCCTGAAATCGCTGGCTGTGATTGGCCCCAATGCCAATCAGGTTCAGTATGGTGATTACAGCTCCACTCGCGATAGCCGGTCGGGCACAACCGTGCTTAATGGTATTAAGCAATTAGTTGGCAGCAAGGTAAAGATCAACTATGCAAAAGGTTGTGCGCTTTCCGGCTCCGATAAAAGCGGTTTTGCAGATGCCGTCGCAGCCGCAAAAAATAGCGACGCTGTGGTTGTTGTTTTGGGCACAACAAGCGTTGTGTTTTCTGGCGTAGGCTGGAATGGCCACGCACCAGAGAGCGAGCCTAAAGACCCTTTCACCTGCGGCGAAGGTTATGATGTTACCGATGTTAACCCTGATGGCGTACAGCGTGAACTGCTACAGGCCGTTTATAAAACCGGTAAACCCGTGATATTGGTGCTGGTACATGGTCGCCCACAAAGCATCAAATGGGAAAAGGAAAATATCCCAGCCATTGTGGAAACATGGTATCCGGGTGAGCGAGGCGGTAATGCCATTGCCAATGTACTGTTTGGTAAAGTAAATCCATCGGGCAGGCTTACGGTGTCCATACCTCAATCAACGGGCCATATCCCGGTATTTTATAATCATGTAGCATCCAATAAAGGTTTTTATCACAATCCGGGTTCGCCCAAAAAACCAGGGCAGGACTATGTTTTCTCCTCGCCCGATGTATTGTTTCCTTTTGGTTATGGATTAAGCTATACGTCATTTAAATACAGCAATATGCAGGTATCCGCTTCGTCATTCACTAAGAATGAAGTTGTGACTGTATCGGTAGATGTAACTAATAGTGGTGGTATCGTGGGTAAAGAGGTGGTGCAGATGTATCTCGGCAATAAGGTAAATTCAGTAACAACACCGGTGATGGTCCTCAAGGGTTTTGACAAGATCAGCCTTAAACCCGGCGAAACCCGGACAGTAGAGTTTAAGGTAAAACCTGAAGATATTTCCATCTGGAATAACAATATGAAACAAGTGACTGAATCCGGGACATTTGATGTAATGATAGCCCGTTCGGCCGAGGATGTGGTGCTCAAAAAAACAATCGAATACAAGGAATAA